The following DNA comes from Pseudomonadota bacterium.
CGGCCCGCCGGCGGTGGTCGACGTGCTGCACCGGGTGCGCGGGCCCTTCAACGTCTCGGCACCGGCCCTGGCCGCCGGCGTGGCGGCGGTGGGCGACGCCGGTTTCGTGGTCCGCTCGCGGGACCACAACACCCGCTGGCGCGCGTGGACCCGGGACCGGCTGCTGGCCCTGGGCCTCGCCGTGCCGCAGAGCGCCGGCAACTTCCTGCTGGTCTGCTTCGCCGGAACCCATGGCCGCGACGCCGTGGCGGCGGACGCCTTCCTCAAGGGCCGCGGCATCATCGTCCGCCGCATGGCCGGCTACGGCCTGCCGGACTGTCTCCGCATCTCCATCGGGCTGGAGCACGAGATG
Coding sequences within:
- a CDS encoding aminotransferase class I/II-fold pyridoxal phosphate-dependent enzyme, which encodes GPPAVVDVLHRVRGPFNVSAPALAAGVAAVGDAGFVVRSRDHNTRWRAWTRDRLLALGLAVPQSAGNFLLVCFAGTHGRDAVAADAFLKGRGIIVRRMAGYGLPDCLRISIGLEHEMRAVVDALAAFMGRNEEATA